Part of the Caulobacter sp. SL161 genome is shown below.
AGGCCAAGCTCGACGAGTTGAAGTCGACCAAGGCTTCGACGCGCCCGGACGGCCTGCAGCCCGGCAGCTGGCAGGCCCAGCTTCGCGACGCCACGACCAGCGGCAAGATCAAGTCCACAACGGGTGGCGAGTTCAGTCAGACTGTTCTCAAGAAGCTCGCAAACCCAGATCTGGCGCTCTACAAGCTGCAGCAGACGACGTACAAGTTTTCGTTCCTGCTGGTGCCGCTGTCGATCCCGTTCGTGGCCCTGCTGTTCCTGTGGAAACGCGGCTTCACGCTCTATGACCACGGGGTCTTCGTTCTCTATTCCTTGACCTTCATGGCGATGCTGAGCATGGCGCTCGGCTTGTTGGGCAAAGTGTCGTGGCTGAGCGGCCCGGTGGCGCTGGCCGCAGTATTCGCCCCACCCGCCCACATGTTCGCCCAACTCAAGGGCGCCTACGGCCTGTCGGTGTTTTCGGCGCTTTGGCGCACCGTGCTGCTGTTGTTGTTCTGCCTGATCGTCCTGAGCCTGTTCCTCGTCGCGATCATCTATCTGGGCCTGGGTCACTGACACTTCGGCCCTGGCCGAGGTCAAACAAGCGTTTATAGTTTCTCCGCGCCGCCCGTCAGAGGCGGCCGAGGGAGACACGCGCATGGACATCCAACTGGTCGCCGACGGCCTGCAATTCCCCGAAGGCCCGATCGCCATGGCCGACGGGTCGGTGATCCTCACCGAAATCCAGGGACAGCGCCTGACCCGTGTCTGGCCGGACGGCCGTAAGGAGACCGTGGCCGAGACCGGCGGGGGTCCCAACGGCGCAGCGATCGGCCCGGACGGCGCGATCTATGTCACCAACAACGGCGGCAGCTTCCAGTTCTTCGAGGCCAATGGCCTGAACATTCCCGGTCCCACGCCCCCCACCCACACGGGCGGCGCCATTCAGCGCGTGGACCTGAAAACGGGCGCGATCACGACCCTCTACACCGAATGCGACGGCAAGCCGCTGGTCGGACCTAATGACCTGGTTTTCGACAAGCAGGGCGGTTTCTGGTTCACCGACCATGGCTGTTCGACGCCGGACGGCCGCAGGTATGGCGCCCTGTACTACGCCCTGCCCGACGGCTCGAAGATCACCCGCTGGCGCGACCACTTCGTCTCGCCCAACGGCGTGGGCCTCTCGCCCGACGAGAAGACCGTCTACATGGCCGACACCATGCTGGGGCGGCTGTGGTCCTTCGACATCGCCTCGCCAGGCGTACTGGCGGACGCCGTCCCGCTGCTGCCGGGCAACGTGGTCTGCAACCTGCCGGGCTATCAGTTGCTGGACAGCCTGGCGGTCGAGGCGGACGGCAAGGTCTGCGTGGCGACGATCATCAATGGCGGGATCACCGCCTTCGCCCCGGACGGCTCGACCGAGCACTACGCCTTCCCGGACGTGATCGTGACCAACATCTGCTTCGGCGGCGCCGACATGCGCGATGCCTGGATCACCGCGTCGGGCACCGGCAAGTTGTACAAGGCGCGCTGGCCCCGCCCAGGCCTGAAGCTGAACTTCAACGGCTGATGGAGCTTGGGTCGGCGCGGTAAGAGACGGGGCTGCCCGCGAGGACAGCCCCGCCACATAGGCGCTAGTAAAGCGTCCCGAGCGCGGCGCGCTCGAACGCCTTCAGCTCGTCCGAGCGGCCTTCGCGGATCTTGGTGACCCACTCCGGATCCTGCAGCAGGGCGCGGCCGACGCCGACCATGTCGTACTCGCCGCGTTCAAGCCCGCCGATCACGTTGTCGATCGAGGTCGGCTGGCTGCCTTCCCCGCCGAACGCGGCGATGAATTCGCCCGACAGGCCGACCGAGCCAACGGTGATGGTCGGCGCGCCGGTCAGCTTCTTGGTCCAGCCGGCGAAGTTCAGGTCGCTGCCCTCGAACTCCGGCTCCCAGAAGCGGCGCTGGCTGCAGTGGAAGATATCGGCGCCGGCGTCGGCCAGCGGCTGCAGCCAGGCTTCCATCTCCTTCGGCGTCTCGGCCAGACGGGCGGTGTATTCCTGCTGCTTCCACTGCGACAGGCGGATGATGACCGGATAGTCCGGCCCGACCGCCGCGCGCACGGCCTTGAGGATTTCGGCGGCGAAACGGCCCCGTTCCCCGATCGTCGGACCGCCCCAGGCGTCGGTGCGGACGTTCGTGCCCGACCAGAAGAACT
Proteins encoded:
- a CDS encoding SMP-30/gluconolactonase/LRE family protein, producing MDIQLVADGLQFPEGPIAMADGSVILTEIQGQRLTRVWPDGRKETVAETGGGPNGAAIGPDGAIYVTNNGGSFQFFEANGLNIPGPTPPTHTGGAIQRVDLKTGAITTLYTECDGKPLVGPNDLVFDKQGGFWFTDHGCSTPDGRRYGALYYALPDGSKITRWRDHFVSPNGVGLSPDEKTVYMADTMLGRLWSFDIASPGVLADAVPLLPGNVVCNLPGYQLLDSLAVEADGKVCVATIINGGITAFAPDGSTEHYAFPDVIVTNICFGGADMRDAWITASGTGKLYKARWPRPGLKLNFNG
- a CDS encoding NADH:flavin oxidoreductase, which codes for MSLDALFQPFEFKSLKLPNRVVMAPMTRSFSPGGVPTDEVAAYYRRRAENQVGLIVTEGTGVARPASLNDANVPRFHGEKELAAWKKVVDEVHAAGGKIAPQLWHVGAAKGKDVLGKVDSPSGLSKAGGNPFTEPMTDAEIADTIQAFATAAADAKRLGFDTVELHGAHGYLIDQFFWSGTNVRTDAWGGPTIGERGRFAAEILKAVRAAVGPDYPVIIRLSQWKQQEYTARLAETPKEMEAWLQPLADAGADIFHCSQRRFWEPEFEGSDLNFAGWTKKLTGAPTITVGSVGLSGEFIAAFGGEGSQPTSIDNVIGGLERGEYDMVGVGRALLQDPEWVTKIREGRSDELKAFERAALGTLY